The sequence below is a genomic window from Vespula pensylvanica isolate Volc-1 chromosome 1, ASM1446617v1, whole genome shotgun sequence.
gttAACGATCAATTATTCGAgacaattttagaaaaattttcgatatggATATTCAAAGGAGTTCTTAAATAaagacaaaatgaaataaaacaaaacgataaAAGTCTTACGAAgtcattttattcattatgttaataaaaagttattttatatttcattcaaacTAAATTGTTGAAATAACACATTTTAAAGTCTCTTATATGTACGCGTTGCTTTCACTCCTGTATTGCTCTCCGTTAAATgctgaaaatgataaaacaatgatttctttttatcttattgttATCACCtcaaattacattttatattttctctctctttctctctctctctttctccatcatatacaaacacacacatacagaagTACAGAATTTTAGATCGATCGGACTAAAACcgaagaaaagtatatattataatataatggaATACTCACGACGGTCATGCCGGTATCCGTAATTTCATAAACACGAACGCTTTTTACACCCGAAGCCAATTTAGTTTccgttataaatttatcacCATCTTTAGTAGTAATactctaaaagaaaaattcgacgtTTTAtcaatcgttcgattaataaaattaattttctgcCGAGTTACAAATAAAGCATAAGAGAAATTACGCTgagtatacattttttctatacgtatatcaaGTAGTATTAAAAACACtactttaaaataaagaataattatatatatatacacacacaataatATGTATAGTAAATCTATGAAGATACATTACTAGTGTGCGGATACTTAAGTTCCCCTcactctatatacatacatatatatacatataaatatatatatggatatatatacaagttttGATAATTACTAACGCAACATTGAGTTTTgccttttttattaattcttctcAGAATTATACAAAGTAAACAAGATTATTAAGTTCAATCGAAATAGGGATCACGAAGAAAGCAGAATGTTAAAatgagtaagaagaagaagaatatgagGAAGATGACTGACCTTGAGGGTATCACTAAAAGATGGCATGTTCTCTTCGTATTCCTCTCCTAATTTGAAAGTTGTCAGAGCAGTTTTGCCATTGCTCTCAATAGCGACTGACCATTGGTCACCATTTTGAGAGATTTCGATGATCGGTTGGCTATTCAAAAAAGGTTTCGCCGTTTCATATTGTCCAATAGCTTGGAGATATTCCTCGAAATTTTCTGCGGAGACGTATTGATACCTTCCAACGATCTGCaccatctttcttcttttcttttttatttaattaattaattaaattattgatttatctcttctttcctttctctcttttactttcttcttcttctgtttcctctttttttactatcgAACTTAGAATTGTTGTCTTCTTTCCTGTTGCGAGGTGGTAGTCGCGTTAGCAATAAGACGTCGAGATTGACCATCCGCTGCTTTTATAACGACTCTTATGCGAGGGGGGATCGACCCCTTGTGTCTTTATCGTTCGCtcgatcattctctctctctttgtcgatCACATATATTTCACTCTATCTatactgtatatacatatatatgtatgtatatatatactgtatgtACGTCAACGAacgcatgtacatatacacatatacatagacgCACATACATCAAAGTTGTTCAATCTACAATGATCTGACAGAAAGGGTATTCCGTGGATTATCGTCGATAGGCTATGCTTTGaatcgatatttatcgttagtaacaaattcgtttatatatgtatatgtgtgggtgtgtatacatttttctatttatctttctttactcATAAAACTAACGAAAATTAGACGTCATAGACAAATCCGACATTATCGCGTGTTACTGATCTAAAActtacatttctctctttccaccgataattcgaataaacatagaaaaagatcTACACATCTCGTGATCACGAAAATCTGGAAAAATCGATTCTCCATTTagcatataatattaatatacaatatacgaGAGTTCGTCGGTCTCGCTAATTTAACTAACTACTTCAACTAGGCAATTAACGTAGCGCATTAGCAAATTGGACCAACGAGTTGAGATTGACCGGTcggtttatatagaaaatgttttcgaACTGTGTCTCGCGTATTATCATATGCAAGATATggttatcgtataatatattcatgcgaaatttattaaaatataagataatatacgAATTATGCAAGTTATGATGAAATtggagaaatttataaatttgtttttttttttttcgaatgataatcattatcgaagaaaaaataatgacataaaaataatatctatatttaacaCATTATGTCAAAGTTTTTGActcttgtatattttatttctggCCAGTCGTGTTCCCTATCATATCTCTGCTGTCTGTGATTTTAATAAAGCCGTCCCCCTTGGgggaaagagagcgaaagagagaaagagagaaagagagatgtgtTGTATATGCATGAATTCGAGTTGACGTTCGCACTTAACGGACACGCAGCTATATGTATTAAGTGCACCACTCAACGTTGTACGAACGCAGTCGTGTCGTctaatcaaaaaaaataaatcatatatcaaatataaaagataaaaaatattgttcgcTTATCACCCGCGCTATACTATTTCTTCatcttaatataaatattacatcgaAACTGATGTAATTTAATCGGGATTAATGGCATTAAGTTAAGTACTTTGTTGTTATTTATCGTAACATACAATCTTCTATTCTATCAtctttatatatcgtaatacgAAACGTGATAATTAGTCTGCAAGTGTAATAAGGATTTCAAATGTATTCTGAGTATATGTTTACGTATGTCTACATACGTGGAGTGATCAAAAATCCAAGGAGcttttaatacgatattaagATCTTAAATACATCATTAGCTGGGAAATCTATTTGATTTAACGATCAGaatagatttctttctttctttctttctttttttctcaaggTAGGGAACAATATAATACGGTGGTACTCGAGGCTATGACGTCGGGTCTTCCAAGCTATAAGTACGGCCTTGAATTGACAACTAATTGCCAGTGATGACCATACATCAAAGACCTAGACGATCGGTAGTCACGTGATCTTCCGTTTCATGGGATGAATGAGCTTATTCCCATTAAGGAACCGTACGAGCTTCACGTACGTGTTCACACGTATGTGTAGCACACCTACAAAATCCTTCGAAGTGGCCCGACGACCAATTGAATTTGTTGCAAGTCTTCCCCTTTTGTTGATCGCGGTCCGCGGCATGATCGATATACAACGGCATTTTAAAAGCACCGTTTGATAAGCGAATGATACTTTGCAGTACCGTGAATTTGCGGAAGTTGGCACTTGTACCGACGTGTATCCCGATTGCCGTTGGCGATTGGACGACGATCGCAGGGGGACTCTTAACGCTCGATCGTCGAGAAAGCAAGTTTGCTTTACATTAGACTCCAAGAGAGTATTGTAATAAGATATGCGAATCTATCCTCGTTACaaagataatcttttttttctcgaccaagaaaaaaatctaagatacttttcttttttacgtacgAATGGATATATGTACTTTTGTAATCGTGATCTTGATGACAAAGGTCTTCTTTTTGagatcgaaaatatcgaaaatatgatCGAAGATTTTAATATCAGATAAATTCTAATCTTCATTTAGTCTATGATAGCGAACTGACAATAATGTACTTATatgtgatattaataattaccaaACAACGGACTTTGTTCTCCGGTGtataaaacaaagataatcattcaaacaatgaaataataacaaatgaatGTTCAacatgaataaaaatgaacgacgaatgaaaattatgacAATCGAATGTTGTAATAGTAACAGCTTTATTTGCTTTCATTTTCCAAAGATTAATGATTTATCCTttggtatatttaatatgGGCTATCGACTAAACATCATTTTGGCTTGATTTACGTTTATAACTTAGTTTTACATTTAATCTATTATGCGCTACAAGCTTTCAATACCTAAAGCTATCGATTACGCTGCGTATGTGTGCGAGGtgaaattaacaaaatgtaaaattacattttacaccttttgtaaaaataagaaaaatataaaatatagtttcGTAGATCCATGACCTCGTTGAAGCCTCGTACGTTTCtattgattaaattaataattctattgacaaaaaaaaaaaatgtacatgtacgcatatatgtgctcatctatataaattagtaataaatatttgtatcttAAATCTAACATTATAACGCAAAGTAGAAAGGAACGTGCATTGCTACTTTCCATTCATTTACGCATTTTTTTGTACATTAAAGTAACGTAGGCAGTTGAGAACATCGTCAATATTAAGTACATTATGTTTCAGTGCATATTTGTAACCGAGAAATTACAATCTGCACAAACAAAATAGAAGAGGTATGAAAGCTCCTATGGCTATAAAGACAGGTAACATTACAGAAGAATCATCAATGGAATAAGGATCTGGAGTACGAGGTCCACTTGTATGCCTATTTCGAACCGTtgattcttcttcgtcgtcctgTATATTATGATATTCCTCAGGTTCTTGAGGAATTGGACCTAATTGAGGAACATCTAAAGCATACATAGTATATTAAATCGCATCAAGATaaagttatcttttttttcatatgaaTTGGAGAGatctatgtatgtagaaaCTCACCTTCTATTCTTCCTCTAATAACTGCAATCGCGTTTATCTTAGGATTGTCTCTATAACcctagaaaaattatttttgattagaaatatttattatagtttagTCTAACAACATTTACACTCGCGATAGATAGgcatattacttttataaattcaacCCTTATTTTTCCTGCCAATATATCAGATTCTTCGtcattgtatattaatttaccATCTTGCACCTTGAATGGAATATACTCGTCATGCGCAATACCTCTGCCAactctttcgaaaatatccAAATCTGTGACCACTGTATGATCTCCGTTTAATACCACATCAAATACCTGacaaagtaatataattaaaataccattgattattaaatatatcttatatttacaAGTATAGGTACGTAATAAACAAATCCTTCATACCTTCATGTTTGGGGAATTAAAATAGACTTCACAAAACTTTAAGACCATAATATATTCTCCGTCTTCATTTATAGGTATATCATATCCAAAAGTACTATGGTGATAACGTTCCGtctgatataatatttgatctgCGCTATTGATGCGTCCGATAAGTAATTGTTTGCCATAATCAGAAGCAGTACCAACTTTTCCCATTAAAGGATCTCTAGCATAGCGGATTCTGTAACTATCAATGTGCGCTTCACCTCCAGCATTTACTGCATATATCACTTCTAAACAAAATGAATCTAACACACAGCTGCTCAATATTACTGTGCATAACAAAAATACATGTAAACTCCATTTTAACGGACACATTTTTACTcaattattatacgaattataataattcaactgttttaatataacaatatgttCATGACTCGTCTCTTTCAAGTTAGATCGTTCAATGAACGGGGTTTAAGTTTATAAGCGTTTAGAATAAAACctgtaaaaaattatctatgtaagaatatataagtaataaaaagaattgttaaaaataataaacataatttaaatGCCTTAGAAACTGTAGATAATGTTTAAGTTACTCAGagaaattatcatattttataattcacaTTCACCATCGACAGTTGCTAACGACCatgattattatctattatctaaGCTGGACATTCATCATGCTTGGCATCACAGCATCGTACACAACGCCGTCTACGTAAAAGTTAGTTAAATTACAAAATCGAACCATCTTATTTCAGTCGATAAAGTAGGAAATACAgagtttcgatcgatctatcgaatatTGCATAATAAATATCGCAGCTGagttacatataaataaaaataaatttttacagtACTTTATTGTTACAATGTTTAGTCAATATTATGACGTTCCCACGATAACATTAAACGGAATTAGTTGcgaaattatattcgtattatcATCGTCTGTTAGAATcgcagaaaaatttttaacaatggAAATATCACCGGAAAACATTTGTTCTTTTGAAACAGATCTGTCCAAGAACGCCCTCTGAAGGGACAACATTTGATATTTCGAATACGCAACCggatgaaaatgaaacaattGAAAAATCTTAATGGTTATCTGTTTTTTTAGCAAatcttataacatttttaaatggcTTCGAGTATACTTAATCATAATATTTctagaaatataatgaaacgttattaaataatttttatacaagaaATTTCGTTGAAACTGTAAAACCGGATACCATCTTTCCATTCAGAATAATACCATTTCTTACCGCTTGAAAattttacattgaaaatattttcgtttgaaatacAAACGTTATAAATGTACAAACAATATCTTATTATACGAGGTCACCCTAGAGTGATTGATACCTATTGCTACTTAATGTGTGTATTTGGTTGTTTGATATGAATTGTTTTGTAGTTTTTCGAAGTTATAAACAAGAAGATGAATCGTTTTGCAAAAAATTACTTAAGAATGGTGTGATGTCTTTGATAAATCCAACTTACAACGAAATTTTAGTAAGAGGAATTACTTTTGAAATACCAATTTTTAtgattgtaattatattgattttatttggaGTTCCTCTTATTCATTCACTTTTGGTTATGCCTATTGTGGcaagtataatatacattacgCTATATGCAAAGTTTTTGAATAAAGCCaatgaaattcaaaaagaaGTTTCTAATATTCCACGGTATTGCATTCTTTggttattttctttgttttgttttatttcgtttgttcCTTCTTATAAATTCCTATTTACTTAAGATCGcgattttaaaatgaaaatatatatcttttttttttttttttgtaaacagGATTTACATGTCAAATAATTCTTCATGCTTTTGGGTAGCAGAAGTATATGAAAAAAGTTCACTGAATTATTCTCAACAAGATCAAGAATATATACTCATGACAGaagaagaatttaattattctgatattgatatatcttcatatattaaaaaaattgtaggtACTATTGCATTGTGTAAAAACAATAGAATACCAAATGGTGCTTggataaaaagattatatgtTCATAAAgactatagaaaaaaaagcataggatcttttctattaaatGTAGCTCTGGAGTTCAGCATTATGCAAGGATATAATCGTGTTAATATAGTTATTTcagaatatagaaaagatgCTAAGAAGTTATGTATTAGAAAAGGTTTCGAATTATATTTGTGTTATAAAAAACCTGTTTTTAGATCGTTAATAACAATGTTAGTATACGAATTAacttatcaaattaattattatattaatgagaATTTTATGGCTATAGATCCATATTATGCGTActatattttaaattcttgATTTCTCTTGAGCACATTcttaaatgtttaaattagatatataaacgatattttacgatatattttttatgatatattttataattttttgtaaaataaataagacagCAGAGGTATTACAAACTTATAatcctcttttttacttcgtaACCTGCCAATATATGTCAATTTTTTAGTTTTcctaatatttacatttgacctgatttatatatctgaagtgattaattaagaaaacagCGTTTCACCTCTAGTATTTACGcctaaataaatgaattactTCTAAATGAAATGAATCTAATGTACAACTACTCAATATCACTGTAAATAACAAGAACCTTCATTCTAGCACATATCTTGTCATTCAGTATACGAAATAACAACAATTTAATCTTCTTCAAATAACAACGTTTGTAACTCgttttttttaagtttgttCACTAACTTTCGCTTGTAATGCAAGCGACTTCAGTAACAGATacggacaaaatatgaactacatgCGCAATAGTCTTCATTATGCGTCTACTGCgccgatatataaatttggtagataatattcttcttacgcgtaattaaaaaatcgatttagcGTGTAAAAAATAGTATTAGATTTGacaaaagcaagaaaaaactATACGCCAGATTAGACTTTTCTGAAGATagattaatttaatcaaaattagcTCGATTTTACTTGCGATggaatataaaacatataaaatataacatataaaagataataggAGAAACAGTAGAAAGTAAGCTGCTGATCCATATCTTGAATTCtgaaatatgtagatatgatGATGAACATaagtagaatagaaaatacaGGTATTTAACCTAAAAGcgtaaataagaataaatgagaataaatgagaataaatgagaataataaagaaattagaattcTTTACTACGTTTCTCCGAGgaattattttagaatctTATTATATCTAATCTATCTATGTACAGAAATATGAATAACAATGCGGTATGTAAGTATTAGTAAACTTTagttagaaatagaaagaaaaaattctggAAACACTGAAATATATAACCATTCGCTCGGTACTTCAATCAGCTATCATCAGATATATCGAATTAGCTTTCGATATATCGCAAGAAACACCCACTCAGGTTTTACCACGTGGATATTACTGATATTATCGAAACTTACAAGTTAATAGTGACTACTCTAAATAATCTGCTTACTCTATGCTTAGTGAAATTCagaacttatatataaattttgattaaatcaaTCGACGATACAACAGATTTCTCTACTTACCGGCTGATGTTAAAACAGATTCCTACCTTGTAGATTCAAATTCTTACATTTCAACTGATCATCAGCAATCGAACATCTCGTGTATCAAATCGATCAAGAATTATACTTAATAAtcttgaatattataaaattaaacgtgATAAATAGTTTTAGaagaacaacaaaataaaactacAATTTTAATGAAGTTCGACTTGTCTTGCTACGAATGATAGAAAGAAGttttttctaaatgaaaaggtacatacataaaagataatattccATATTATCGTATTTACTATAGCGACTGTACGAAAATttgagatttatatatatgtgattcttttcaaagaaataacataaaaatgcaataatatttaatgcaaGTAACAATCGTTCGATTTACTTTCGTATTTGTTCTCTGCAATaaaggattatatatatatatatatatatatatatatatatatatatatattaaggattacatacatatacggcacgcatacgtatatacatattgtggGACAAAACCATCATTTTCAATATCGAAATATGTAACATAAGAATTGTagcatttttcaatatatttcacACATTTTCATCAGCAtgcatttacatattttataaaatcgataaaaaaattagagatgCGTAAATGACCCTCCTCTATCTCCATAATCTTTAGTATCGTTATCCtcgatttgatttatatatatttcctcttGTGGAGGCGTGGTAATAGTTTGGTTGGACGccattttctttgaaatcatCGTTAGTAATCGAACGATGTTACGTGCGATTGAATTCGTAGTTTTAAacttaaattaattacgatcgaaTGTGATTACGATGGCAATTGCCAATATGTACGATACTGGGACGAcgcatgaaaaataataatttcattgaaaaattcatttacacTTTGTTCTTCCTCGATAGGTCAATGAAAAGAATCTAATATCATTAGAGAGGTTACTCCTTCATGGCGCGATTTTGAAAATCAAGTAAGTAATCAAGTaatcattttcgaaaaattttttgagggaaggaaaaaagaaagttgagaatgaatacacacacacacacattgaCAAATTTatcagataaaaattttattatcgaaaaccaaaaaaatttataaagtggtacttctctctctctctctctctctctctctctctctctctctctctctctctctctctctctctttctctctgaagTCGCATATGTTACGAACGAAAGGTGATGAACGGCCCGGCAAACGTCACAGTCGATAACGAAGTCGTTCAGGCATCTATGAAAATGGAATCACGAATCTTACtggtattttttatatttggcCCATAAAACGTACGGTGAGTGTAATTTGTGCTTCTTACATTTGGCTCGGTATCATGAGCTTAATTCATATTTCGTTTGCTCGCTCGCAAAACATATCACTAGTCTCGTATGATATTACAGGGCAAAAGAATGATTCCATTcaagtaaaataaatcatgTTTATTCTATTtgcaagtttctttttattagttcacaagtgatattattttattttttatttatgtgtcttttttacaattatgatatatatgatcgTTATGAATCAAAAATATCAATCAAAGTTTTATCAGAATATTAACAAATGATTGGTCGATTTCGATTACTACGAAATATTTCGTGACCAATCAGA
It includes:
- the LOC122632869 gene encoding fatty acid-binding protein, adipocyte-like; the encoded protein is MVQIVGRYQYVSAENFEEYLQAIGQYETAKPFLNSQPIIEISQNGDQWSVAIESNGKTALTTFKLGEEYEENMPSFSDTLKSITTKDGDKFITETKLASGVKSVRVYEITDTGMTVHLTESNTGVKATRTYKRL
- the LOC122632807 gene encoding malectin-A, whose translation is MCPLKWSLHVFLLCTVILSSCVLDSFCLEVIYAVNAGGEAHIDSYRIRYARDPLMGKVGTASDYGKQLLIGRINSADQILYQTERYHHSTFGYDIPINEDGEYIMVLKFCEVYFNSPNMKVFDVVLNGDHTVVTDLDIFERVGRGIAHDEYIPFKVQDGKLIYNDEESDILAGKIRVEFIKGYRDNPKINAIAVIRGRIEDVPQLGPIPQEPEEYHNIQDDEEESTVRNRHTSGPRTPDPYSIDDSSVMLPVFIAIGAFIPLLFCLCRL
- the LOC122632689 gene encoding uncharacterized protein LOC122632689 isoform X2, whose protein sequence is MNCFVVFRSYKQEDESFCKKLLKNGVMSLINPTYNEILVRGITFEIPIFMIVIILILFGVPLIHSLLVMPIVASIIYITLYAKFLNKANEIQKEVSNIPRIYMSNNSSCFWVAEVYEKSSLNYSQQDQEYILMTEEEFNYSDIDISSYIKKIVGTIALCKNNRIPNGAWIKRLYVHKDYRKKSIGSFLLNVALEFSIMQGYNRVNIVISEYRKDAKKLCIRKGFELYLCYKKPVFRSLITMLVYELTYQINYYINENFMAIDPYYAYYILNS
- the LOC122632689 gene encoding uncharacterized protein LOC122632689 isoform X1; the encoded protein is MNCFVVFRSYKQEDESFCKKLLKNGVMSLINPTYNEILVRGITFEIPIFMIVIILILFGVPLIHSLLVMPIVASIIYITLYAKFLNKANEIQKEVSNIPRYCILWIYMSNNSSCFWVAEVYEKSSLNYSQQDQEYILMTEEEFNYSDIDISSYIKKIVGTIALCKNNRIPNGAWIKRLYVHKDYRKKSIGSFLLNVALEFSIMQGYNRVNIVISEYRKDAKKLCIRKGFELYLCYKKPVFRSLITMLVYELTYQINYYINENFMAIDPYYAYYILNS